The genomic DNA ATAATAAACAAAGTCATTGCCTGCCTCAGTCAATGTGACTTCTTTTTTCCTATTTCTTATAAAGAGCATTACCCCGAATTCTTTTTCAAGCAGTTTAACCTGTTGCGAAAGAGTCGGCTGAGAGATATAAAGTTCCTCCGCCGCTTTGGTGAAATTTTTAGTATCCGCAAGTTTAATTACATATTTCAGCTGGTTTATATTCATGTGCCACCTCTTGTTATAGTTTTTATCTATCAAAAATGTGCTTATTAATTATTATACAAATGAAAGAACTTCATGTAAACTATATATAATACAAAAATTCTATTTTTTCTGTTTTTGATTTTATTTATTAGTAAATAATATACAATATGTAATTTTAATTTTTTATTTAAAAGAAAAACAGGAATTTTTGTATTTTATAATCAAAATCTTAAAGGAGGGGAAAAATTGAGAAACTATACTTATGATGTCGTGGTTGTCGGCGGCGGAGCAGCAGGAGTCGCCGCTGCGTTGGGAGCATCCAGGGCAGGAGCCAGGACGATTTTAATCGAACGCAATGCTTGCTTTGGCGGCCAAGCAACAAATGCACAGGTCACAGCATTTTGCGGATTTTATACAAGGGGAAGCAAGCCTGACCAAGTTGTTATGGGAATAGGAGAGGAAGTTCTCGCAAGGCTCAGGGCATATGGTGCGGATACTCGACCGACCATCTCAAAATCAACCGGTAATGCTTCAATCAGGTTTGATCCCGAACTTATGAAGCTCGCCTACGACTCGATCCTTTCGGAAAGCAGCGTTAAATATTTACTGCATACTCAGCTAATCGATGTTAAAAATAATGATGGTATTATCGAGGAAATCACATGCATCGATGATGAGGGACATTTTACGGTAAAAGCCAAATCGTTTGTTGATGCCTCAGGGAATGCCAACCTTGTGAATCTTGCAGGTATCAAGACAAATTGGGGAGATTCCGAAGGGAACGTGCAGCAATCTTCGCTGTCGTTCAGGATTGACGGACTTCCAAAATGTGATATCCTGAAATCAGACTTGGAAAGAGCCATTAAACTTGGCAAAAGCCAGGGCATCAAAAATCTTGAAAAGGAAACAGGCCTTATTATCAAAATACCAAGTGCGGATTATGGGTATTGCACGATTCCAAGCAAAATATTAAACGACTTGAGTGCAGAAACTATGACAAATGCGGAAATTGAATTGAGAAAACAGGTAAATGCATATGCCGCTGCCTTTAAAAACAACATTCCAGGTTTTGAGCATATACGTGTTACCGAATCCGGTCCTCAAATCGGAATACGTGAAGCAAGGAGGATAATCGGCGATGCTACGCTTTATGGAATTGAAATCGTAAAGGGAATAAAATCAGACGACAGCATTGCAAGAGGAGGATGGAGCCCCGAGATGCACAGGAGCAACACAAGACTTGAGTATACTCATATTGCAGACAACGATTACTTTTCCATACCGTTAGGAGCCCTCAAAGTTAAAGATGCGCAAAATCTGTGGGCTGCAGGAAGAACGATATCCACGGATTCATTGGCCTTGGGTTCGGTTCGCGTCATGGGAACCGGGTTTGCAACCGGTCATGCCGCGGGAGTCGCGGCGGCTTTGACATTGGGCAGCAAAAACTACGATGTAAAAAATGTGCAGAAAGAATTGATAAGGCAAAATGCACTTATTTAATTAAAGAGGAGAGAAAATAAATGGGGGAAAATAAACAAGTTAACAAAACACCAGTTAAAAAAATAATTTTTATAACCATTGCTTTATTCATCGTTTTGTTCTTTAGATTTTTACCGGCGCCGAATGGATTGTCTGTAAGTGGCAT from Clostridiales bacterium includes the following:
- a CDS encoding FAD-dependent oxidoreductase, whose protein sequence is MRNYTYDVVVVGGGAAGVAAALGASRAGARTILIERNACFGGQATNAQVTAFCGFYTRGSKPDQVVMGIGEEVLARLRAYGADTRPTISKSTGNASIRFDPELMKLAYDSILSESSVKYLLHTQLIDVKNNDGIIEEITCIDDEGHFTVKAKSFVDASGNANLVNLAGIKTNWGDSEGNVQQSSLSFRIDGLPKCDILKSDLERAIKLGKSQGIKNLEKETGLIIKIPSADYGYCTIPSKILNDLSAETMTNAEIELRKQVNAYAAAFKNNIPGFEHIRVTESGPQIGIREARRIIGDATLYGIEIVKGIKSDDSIARGGWSPEMHRSNTRLEYTHIADNDYFSIPLGALKVKDAQNLWAAGRTISTDSLALGSVRVMGTGFATGHAAGVAAALTLGSKNYDVKNVQKELIRQNALI